One Cynocephalus volans isolate mCynVol1 chromosome 5, mCynVol1.pri, whole genome shotgun sequence DNA window includes the following coding sequences:
- the LOC134379089 gene encoding syncytin-1-like, translating into MWSQVGDALQDFYETFGPEKVPVTAFSYWNLIKDMIQDREKSPEVSETVAQTEKILKFVGQSTLFPPLQYHPIALPKARDEFKLDPQTSNILQTTHSLLNASNFKLAQNCWLCLRVGQPLPLAFPTSLSNYSSEGQCSLTLPLQVQPLQFTNSSCYHTPSVNNSYEINVGFATFAQCLTIVNISTPLCAQNGLVFVCGNNEAYTQLPTNWMGLCVLASLLPDVDIIPGDEPVPVPSIDHIAGRAKRAVQLIPLLAGLGISAAVATGTAGLSHSISQYIKLSTQLISDMQTISQTIHDLQDQLDSLAEVTLQNRRGLDLLTAEQGGICLAIQEKCCFYTNKSGIVRNRIKQLQEDLEKRRKQLAENPLWTGLNGFLPYFLPFLGPLVGLLLLLSLGPFLLNKVTAFVKQQIEAIQARPIQVHYQCLEMQEQSGAYIPLHPP; encoded by the exons atgtggTCTCAAGTTGGAGACGCTTTACAAGATTTCTATGAGACTTTTGGGCCGGAAAAGGTCCCCGTTACTGccttctcctattggaatttaatCAAGGACATGATTCAGGATAGGGAAAAATCCCCAGAAGTTTCAGAAACTGTGGCTCagacagagaaaatattaaaa TTTGTGGGGCAGTCAACTTTGTTCCCCCCATTACAGTATCACCCTATAGCCTTGCCTAAGGCCAGGGACGAGTTTAAACTCGACCCCCAGACCTCCAACATCCTTCAAACCACCCATAGCTTGCTTAATGCCTCCAATTTTAAACTTGCTCAGAACTGCTGGCTTTGCTTAAGAGTAGGACAGCCTCTCCCCCTTGCCTTCCCCACTTCGCTCTCCAATTACTCCTCTGAGGGACAGTGCTCCTTAACCCTTCCTTTACAGGTACAGCCTTTACAGTTTACTAATTCCTCTTGCTACCACACTCCCTCAGTTAACAATAGTTATGAAATTAATGTTGGCTTTGCCACATTCGCTCAGTGTTTGACAATTGTTAACATCTCTACTCCCCTGTGTGCTCAGAATGGCTTGGTCTTTGTTTGTGGGAACAATGAGGCTTATACCCAATTACCCACTAATTGGATGGGATTATGTGTTTTAGCTTCTCTCCTACCCGATGTAGATATTATACCTGGAGACGAgcctgtccctgtcccttccaTTGATCACATAGCTGGGAGGGCCAAGAGAGCCGTACAGTTAATTCCCTTACTTGCTGGACTGGGGATTTCTGCCGCAGTTGCAACTGGAACTGCTGGCCTTAGCCATTCTATATCTCAATACATCAAATTGTCTACCCAATTAATCTCAGATATGCAAACTATTTCCCAAACTATACATGATCTTCAAGATCAATTAGACTCCTTGGCAGAAGTAACATTACAAAACAGAAGAGGCTTAGATTTACTAACTGCAGAACAGGGAGGTATCTGTTTAGCCATACAGGAAAAATGCTGCTTCTACACCAACAAGTCCGGTATAGTCAGAAACCGAATCAAACAGCTGCAAGAAgacctggaaaagagaagaaaacaactggcAGAAAACCCCCTTTGGACTGGACTTAATGGATTCCTGCCTTATTTCTTACCCTTTTTAGGGCCGCTTGTGGGcttgcttcttttgctttctttggggccctttttacttaataaagtcaCAGCCTTTGTTAAACAACAAATTGAGGCTATTCAGGCAAGGCCTATACAGGTCCATTATCAATGCCTTgagatgcaagaacaaagtggGGCCTATATACCACTACATCCACCTTAA